GGATGTGTCACTTGTAGGACAGCAGTGGCTAATCACAATCGACGGAGCCCCACTGTGAGTTTGCCAGTACTGTACAGGTAATTTTCTTCTCGTGCGAATCCATCAGCTGCCACGGAGATTTGTTGGCAGGAAGGAGCTCATTGAGAAGAGGTGAGAAGTGAGCATGTGCTGCCCTCCACCAGTGGACCcaaagctgtgtgtgtgtgttctctGCTCCCACCCTATTTACCAGCTTCATAGAACCACCCACATGAGCCAGAGAAACACGCTGAATTGCAGAGGTCAGCTAAAGGGaggtgctctgcagcacctgaaCCTAGCCCAGGTGATGTTTAACCCACCCTTTAGATGATCCAGTGTCTCTGTCTGTGACTATTCTTGCGCTTATTGAGCCTTCAAACGATTCTCTTAACGTCTCCTCTGTGGTGTCCTCAGAAAGGCCTCTGACAAACaatgttttgctttgctctgtgaaAAGGAAGCACAGTCAGAAGTCATTCAGCCTGAGCAAGGCAACCTTCAGCTTCATAATATCACATCCAGCTTGCATTACTGGCTCCCAGAACAGCTCTCAGGGATAAAGGGATGGTTTTCAAGGAACAGCTCAAGCACCTGGTGCCCACAGAAACCTTTTCAGGACTGCAGTTAGAGCATGACATCAAAAGATTTCCATCAGCCAGCCTGATACTGCCAAATTAAGTTTGCccactgcttttttaaaaatagatgctGGCACCTTACTAACAATGATAATAACTAACTGTACAGACACTGCTGGATCAGCACTTGACTATCTAGAGGAATTTGACAACAGTTTCATCAGTATTTCAGATAATCAGTCATCATATCCAGCACACTTGCTTACACATTTGgcatgttttttgttttttaaagcagccCCCGATTTGCCTGGATGGTGctctcctgccacagctggagaTCAAACATGAAACACTTACGACCGAATCCTCCTCCTCGTGCGTTCGCGTTCCCTTTCTGCGAACTGAATTCCAGTCTGATTGTTCTGCCTTCAATCTCTGTGTTGTTATAGGAATTCAGTGCCTCTCTGGCGTCCTCAGCTGTGGGAAAATCTACAAATGCATACCTGTGTGGAGAGGAAGACTGCAGTCAGCCTGGGAACAACAAGGGATACCTTGGAGGCAAGTCACTTGCAATGCCTGCCTGGGGGTCAAGTGGAAGGCACAACCTACCCTTTAGGCCTGCCCTGGTTGTTCTGTGGCACTTTGATGGAAGAAGCCTTCTTAAACACTTCTTGGAGAGTCTCTTCTGTAGCAGCATACGAGAGGTTGTTGACAATTAGGGTCTTCGactctgctgtggggaaaagTCAGTGCTGTTAAGTGCAGGTTTGGAGGAGAGCTCTTGTTCTCTAGTTACCAGACTCTGCCAAGGGGTTAAGAATACTTGTTGCCCTTTCCTCACCTCAATGTGAGGCACAAATCAAAATCCAACCCTGTTTTATTCACAGAGACCAGTTGCCCCTTGTCTGAAACATGCAGTAGAGACAAAGTGCATAGGATGCAGAGCACAAGTCAGGCAAAAGATGTGGTATCTTAACCTTCTTGCAGTATTTTAAGTTGGCATACCCCCAGGAACTTATGAAGCAAGTGGAAATGAATCCTGGATGCCATCTGTATGCATGTTATCAGTATGGAAAGTACCTTTCTGATGATGATCTTGCTGGCTCTTCTCACCAGTGAAGTCAATGACCACGGCACGACCCTCAATTTCTGTGCCCTGCTTCTCCTCCAGAGCTTTGTTTGCCTcagcttctgttttaaattCAACGTAGGCCATCCTACAACACAGAAAAGAATGTAAGCAAATGCCTCCTCCCAGGAACAACAAAGTTTGCTAATGGGGGGGAaagatgtaaaagaaaaatgctgcaaaaagtAGGACAATGCAGCATGTTCCTTAAGGTAGCCAAAGGACACATAAGCTTATCAGAATATGCCAAGAGCTAAAGGAACAGCATAACACACAACAGTCCTCTCAGCTACACACCCTTTGCTGTTCCCGTCCTTGTTCATCACTATCCGGACTTCCAATGCATTTTCAAACACCTCCCTGATGTCATCCTCGGTTATGCGGTAGGGCAGGTTCTTCAAAAACAGCGTTCTGGCATCTCTCTCTGCAAAGACAAGTTACTTTCAGGTTATCAGCTAAAACTCCCTCCTCATCTACATTGCCAGTTCAGTGAGACTCAGCAAGTTGATCCAGCAAAAATTAACAGCAAGCATTCGCGTTTTCAGAAGCTGCAAAAGCAACTGTAATAAAAGTTAACGGAACCACTGTGCTTCTCTTAAGGGCATCAAGTTCAAAAAACAGGTCCTAaagcttcagaaagaaatgtatttcttcctCAGCCCTCCCAATATGAACTATTTCTTGGGATCACATTTGCAGATATTCCAGTCTGAACTTGTATATCTGTACGCAAGCATTTTAGAAACTCTCAATTGGGCCGTACCTTTCTTGTCTTCTTTCATAGCTTCcttgctctttgctttttccagttTGATTTCCAAACCCATTAACTTCTTCCCATTCATCTGGAGAGCTTTATCCAGATCCTCAGCAGATGAGAAGTCCACGTAGCCGAACCGTCTGAAAGAACAATATCCCTGAGATCTCTGATCCATCTCTGGCAGCAGAGACCACAAACACAAACCTAGCACCAGAGAGGTCCTGGCTGGTCAAGTTCCACACAAAGTTAAACCCTCAGCACCACCAAGCAACCACCCCAGCATCTTGAGGGGAACCAGCACACCTGGACCCCTGTGAACAAATTAGTgccaaataaaagaaattaacagCAAAATTCCACAGATGAACTCACTTGGAAGCACCGATTCTGACATCTACAACTTCAATATTCTTCTTCCCAAAGAATTCTCTGAGGCCAGTCTTCAGCTCCTCAAACTCCTTCGTGCAGACCAAATTTCCAACAAATACAGAGAAAGCTGATATGGGCCCTTTAAACAAAAAGACAATAAGGTGGGGGGTTTTTAAGGCAGCTTTTAAAACTGGGAGCCAGAGTCCAGACAGCTTTAGCACATCAGCTTTTGCTCAAAAGTGACATCATATTTCAGTATTAAGTCCCTTGTAATCATCATTTGTGCTGGAAAACCCCACCCCTGACATCCTGGACCTTCACAGTTACATTCCTCATGCAACAGAGTCCAATCACAGTCCGTTAAACAAGCATCATGATCCCACACCACTTaccatctgttttctttttcttgggcTCTGGTGCACTTTTATTGgtcatttctttcttcctctttccaggTGCTTCCTTGACAGGTTCTgtgccagaaaacaaaaaccattgaaaaatacagaactttTCCTAAACAGAATCAACACAGGAGCATTAATCTCTACACCAGTCATACACAAGACCTCCTGTTACTCAGCAGCTGTGAGATTTTAAACTTTAACTCACTTTCATCTTCACTTTCCTCCTCAGCatcctcttcatcctcctcctcttcatcatcatcctcatcatcatcctcctcgtcatcttcctcatcttcaGATTCTGCTGCCTTGGCTTTCACTGGTGCAGCTTTGGCTGGAGTGGTTTTCTTCACTGGAACAGGGGCTGTGTCCATGGCTTCATCTTCAGACTCTGAAACAAGATGAGCACAGTATTTAAACAATTCCACATTAAGCATCTTTTTaaactaagaaaacaaaatgctgttgGAGCAAAATATTTATGCCTCCTGAAATTTTTATGTTCCCAGGAAAAAAGTTTAATACACTTGATTTTTATAAAAGATGTGTCTTTCCCTTGACTTTTactgcattaaaaaaccccacaaaacctgTTCACCAGCAGTAAAGTTTTACTGACAATAGGGAAATTAACACCCATTCAGCAACATGGACAACAGCAACCAGCTAAAACCAGCTGAGCACACACTGCATCACTCCCATTATCCTTTAAGTTACCTCCTTCCCCCAGGTCCCTGTAAGTGTTTGATAATAAACAATAAACATCTTATACCATCCTCTTCTTCATCGTCCTCCTCATCGtcctcttcatcctcatcctcctcctcagattcctgctttgctggcacagctgcaggcttTTTGGCTGGTACTGCTGCAGGCTTTTTGGCTGCAGGCTTCACAGGCATTGGTGGTTCCTCTTCCTCATCTGCACCAACAGTACAAGTCTTTACTACAAAGGTTCAATGAATGAGTGGTATAGGTAAAAGGTACTTCCCAAAATTTTGTCCATAAGTTCAGGAAAGAGCAATCAAGAAACGAGGAGATGTTTTAGAGGGTATGTGtaaggcagctgcagcaaaaaGCTCTCCTCCAAATTTCACCCACTGCCCACCTCTCCTTCATAACCCATCTTTAATCAATGAACCCCCCACCCGCGTAATAAATCATACAAGTCCTTCAATTCAAAAGGTACTCATATTTAATTACTTGATTGAACCACCTTAAATCAATGCATATTTCAAAGGTAACTTACCAGAAtcttcttcatcctcctcttcgtcctcatcatcatcttcatcatcatcttcttcttcaCTCTCCTCCTTCTTGgcattctttccattttttgctCCTTTGGTTAGGACAGCAGCCTTTTTAGGAGTTGGAGTAACAGCCTTTTTGGGCTGTGGAGTAGCCACAACCTTCTTTGCAGGTGTAACTGCCTTTTTCGCAGGAGTAGCAACTTTTTTTGCAGGAGTTGCAGCCTTCTTGGCAGGGGTAACAGCAACTTTTTGTGGTTTCTTCTGGGGGATCATCTGAAAGACACATTAGTGTAAAACTCATGCTGGTCTTTTTAATCTACCAGAACATCACTATCAGACAAACATACAGCAAGTGAAATCTAAAGAATATCCTTCTGACAGTTTCTGTTAAGTTCCCTCAAATGTTCACCCTGATGAATCAGTAAAGCTTAAACTCAGCTTTTTCATGATTTCAGGAGCCTACTTATGGAACATCAAAGCACCTCTAAATTCCCTGCTCCTGAACCAAACCAGCAGTGTATATTTGCATACAGCATCTTGGAATTTTTACACTTGCACATTAACCACATGTGACAAATGCCATACTGCTCATTACTAGGGTATCAGTATGCTGATAGGGTATTAATATGCTGATTACTAGGGTAATCAGGTACCCACTTGCTTATCAGCTTTAGGACAGCTTTAAGACCCCAGCAGTACTTCCAAAAGCCTGGAAGTACAGACTTAGCAGTTGTGCTATTTTTCCCCACGCTGTTTTAGCCTTATAAAATCCAGTTTATTCTTTAGCCAGTTTAGTGAGGAACACCGACTGTTTATTAATGCCCTGTTACAGTGTAACCCACAACCCTCACGACACTCCTGTAACATGTGCATCCTTTTGACTCCATGTCTAGCTCAATCACCTCTTCTCCGCTGCTTTCTTCTAGGTCAGAGGACTCCTCTTCCTCACTTTCCTCAAACTTTTTCGGGGGAGgagccatttttttctgtttgatctGATTCTTCGGGGTCTGAAAGAGAGCGGGAGCAGCACGTTTAGCTCCCGTGCTCACCCGGGTTGCCGGCGAGCGCTCGCTCCGGCGGGCAATTGTCCCCACCACGTGGCCGCCCTCCGGCCCCCGCGGTGCTCagggggcgggccgggggctgcggggtcGCGCCCGCCGGTGCGCGGGGCCTTCCCGGGAGCGCGGGGGCCTTCCCGGGAGCCCCGCGCGCTCCCACGTGCTCGCTGTCCCGCGCCCCACGTGGCCGCACGGTGACGTAGCCCCGCCCCCCCCCCGCGCGCGCTCGCACGCGGGGCCCACCCGCGCCCCTCACACGCACGGACCCGcaccccgctccccgccgcccgctccccgcccgccccgcgcccccgcccgccgcacGGAGCAGAGCGGGACAAGGGGGGGGGCTCGAATCCGCTGCCTCCAGGCCCGCGGCCCCTCCCCTCGCCGCCATCTTCACGGCGAGCGAGAGGAGGCCGGGAGCCACCGCGCGGCCCGAGCGCACGGCGGCGAGAAGGCGGCCCGGCTCCCTCCCCGGTACGCCGCCGTCCGCACCCGCCCGCCCCGTTACGGCGGCgtccgcccgccgcccgccagGCGGCTGCGCCCCCCACGCCCTCACCTTGGTAATCTTCACCATGATGGCGGCGGTGCCTGGCGGCGCAGGGGCGGCGGCCGAGCTGTGtcgggagcggggcgggcgcgtccggcggggcggcggcgcggggggatcgggccgcgggcgggcggcgggagcggcggggacgcgcgggcggccgggccgggcactGACACGAAAGAGCGAGCGCGCGCCCCTTCCGCCC
The genomic region above belongs to Motacilla alba alba isolate MOTALB_02 chromosome 9, Motacilla_alba_V1.0_pri, whole genome shotgun sequence and contains:
- the NCL gene encoding nucleolin isoform X1; its protein translation is MVKITKTPKNQIKQKKMAPPPKKFEESEEEESSDLEESSGEEMIPQKKPQKVAVTPAKKAATPAKKVATPAKKAVTPAKKVVATPQPKKAVTPTPKKAAVLTKGAKNGKNAKKEESEEEDDDEDDDEDEEEDEEDSDEEEEPPMPVKPAAKKPAAVPAKKPAAVPAKQESEEEDEDEEDDEEDDEEEDESEDEAMDTAPVPVKKTTPAKAAPVKAKAAESEDEEDDEEDDDEDDDEEEEDEEDAEEESEDEKPVKEAPGKRKKEMTNKSAPEPKKKKTDGPISAFSVFVGNLVCTKEFEELKTGLREFFGKKNIEVVDVRIGASKRFGYVDFSSAEDLDKALQMNGKKLMGLEIKLEKAKSKEAMKEDKKERDARTLFLKNLPYRITEDDIREVFENALEVRIVMNKDGNSKGMAYVEFKTEAEANKALEEKQGTEIEGRAVVIDFTGEKSQQDHHQKAESKTLIVNNLSYAATEETLQEVFKKASSIKVPQNNQGRPKGYAFVDFPTAEDAREALNSYNNTEIEGRTIRLEFSSQKGNANARGGGFGQQSKTLFVRGLSEDTTEETLRESFEGSISARIVTDRDTGSSKGFGFVDFSSAEDAKAAKEAMEDGEIDGNKVTLDFAKPKGDFQRGGGFGGRGGRGGGRGGRGGFGGRGGGRGGFGGRGGGFRGGRGGGGDHKPQGKKIKFE
- the NCL gene encoding nucleolin isoform X2; translated protein: MVKITKTPKNQIKQKKMAPPPKKFEESEEEESSDLEESSGEEMIPQKKPQKVAVTPAKKAATPAKKVATPAKKAVTPAKKVVATPQPKKAVTPTPKKAAVLTKGAKNGKNAKKEESEEEDDDEDDDEDEEEDEEDSDEEEEPPMPVKPAAKKPAAVPAKKPAAVPAKQESEEEDEDEEDDEEDDEEEDESEDEAMDTAPVPVKKTTPAKAAPVKAKAAESEDEEDDEEDDDEDDDEEEEDEEDAEEESEDEKPVKEAPGKRKKEMTNKSAPEPKKKKTDGPISAFSVFVGNLVCTKEFEELKTGLREFFGKKNIEVVDVRIGASKRFGYVDFSSAEDLDKALQMNGKKLMGLEIKLEKAKSKEAMKEDKKERDARTLFLKNLPYRITEDDIREVFENALEVRIVMNKDGNSKGMAYVEFKTEAEANKALEEKQGTEIEGRAVVIDFTGEKSQQDHHQKESKTLIVNNLSYAATEETLQEVFKKASSIKVPQNNQGRPKGYAFVDFPTAEDAREALNSYNNTEIEGRTIRLEFSSQKGNANARGGGFGQQSKTLFVRGLSEDTTEETLRESFEGSISARIVTDRDTGSSKGFGFVDFSSAEDAKAAKEAMEDGEIDGNKVTLDFAKPKGDFQRGGGFGGRGGRGGGRGGRGGFGGRGGGRGGFGGRGGGFRGGRGGGGDHKPQGKKIKFE